Genomic segment of Lepus europaeus isolate LE1 chromosome 6, mLepTim1.pri, whole genome shotgun sequence:
TGGCCACAGCTATGAGCACTTGGCATCTGAGGACAGTCTCTTGGTTTCCTTTTTAACAAGGCCTGATGGGAAGGTAGGATGAGCCCCAAAGCCAGTTGTGTTCCCCTCCTGAATCTACTTCCTATCTCATTCTTCCATGAAGAAGCCAACCTTTGCTTTTCCTAACTGCTGGGTCTCTATCCCTATGTGAGAGCATTTCACAGTGACTGGGGAAGAGACCATTCTCGCCTCCAATGGTGTAGGGGAGAAAGGAAGTTCCCATCTACCCTCTGAAAGTTCCATAACTGAATCTGCTGGAGCAGATGCCCAATAGATAAACTAACAGGAGCAAAGACGTTCAAATTTGTTTATAAGCAAATACACataaacaatgaaacccagaagAATGGCCACAGGGCTAAAGCTTAAACAGCACCTTGAGCTACAGAAATAACCATGGGCTAAGGTTTCTGGGAGGAGGTGGTAACGTGAAGGAATGGGGGTCTGGGGCCACTGCAGGGAGCTACGGGCCATGggaaggtgaaggaaggaaatgCACAGTGAACAAACGCTATCTTGCAGTGCAGTGAAGTCTCAGATAACAGCCCTCAGTGTACAGATGGCTGCTGGGCCAACTAGGGTGGTCCTAAATCATGTTGGCATCCACATCTCCTAGGTATAGAAATGGAGGTGCATGCGTGAAGTGACACATTCATTCATTGACTTAAATGTAGAGGAAGAATTGGTACTATAAGATTCAGAGTGCAATTCTGATTAGAGTGAGGATTTTCGTAAGGTTAAGAAAGAATTTTCTTCAAAGAGTCACTCTAGCTAGGTTTGATGGGAGTCAGTGAAATGCCAtgggaaagaaagattttttgGGGGCTCAAGGTTTTCACAGAGTTCACCCATGATTCTTGTCTGATGTGGCAATGCTTGCATACTTAATATTCTTCCTTTAATCGTCTCACTTTTGCTGCTGCTTTACTTTATCCCCACCTTAATAATATTCATAGGATTACAGGTTTGATAAAAATAGATGTAGTTTTCTAATACCGGTTCAAATAATGACATGAGCattaaaattttaggaaaatgTTTGAATGTTCTAAGAAACTAAACCACGAGGTGATGCTAGGCTTGACCCTGTGTTCGGACAGGAGGAAAGATGGGAGGCCTCAGCCGCAAGTCATAAGTAAGGATTTGGTTTCCTGTTCAGAAGGCACTATTAGCCGATCAGTATTTCCCGGATTAGGTGCTACAGGGATGGAGCAGAGAAGGCACAAGGTCTGCTTGGGAAGAGTTGACCACTTAAGGGAGGGGACAAGGTTGGTAAAGGGGGTttctggggccagagtggtgCCGATGTACAAATGGGGATTCTTTGGACAAGAGAAAGTTATGTCCAGAGGGCACTGTTTCTGACCTTTCATTACATGGAAATGGAAAACAAGACTGGAGAGTGAGAGGGTATGACCAAGGTCACCTGATGTGCAAACGACAAGGGTCCAGATGTCTGGGCTGTCCACAGCTGAGCATCTGCCACTCGTTAAGGTTTGATGTAGTGCATTTCTGCTGAGGGGACGGTCACAATTCCTTGTGTGCCCAGATCAGAGTGTGCAGCTAGAACAAAGGCAACCAAACAGCATGAATTAAAGGCCATATGGATTTCACACGAACAGATATAAAGCATTTGTGATTCCTCTTTGGATGCTCAGGTGGGTCGAAAAGAGTGCTTGATTGAAGCAAAGcaactgtaaaaaagaaaacacaagaaaatgaGGGAAATTTGAATCTGGACTCGGTATTCACTGATATGGAAGGGTCATTGTTAAATGTTAAATGGAGTGATGACGGTGCTGTGAGtctattaaaaagaaacacaccGATGAGTTTGTGGATAAAATGACAGGTGGCCTTGAGTCGAGGTCTGGATGAAGCAAAATGGCCTGGATTTGCTCACTGCTAAAGCTGGGTGATGGGCACATGGACAATTACTAGTTTGTTCTGTCTCCtttaatatatgttttttaaaattttctttaaaatttatttatttgacaggtagagttgtagacagtgagagagagacagagagaaaggtcttccttccgttggttcccctCCAAATGGCCGATAAGGCCagcgctgcattgatccgaagccaggagccaggtgcttcctcctggtctcacatgcgggtgcaggggcccaagcacttgggccatcctccactgccctcccgggccacagcagagagctggactggaagaggagcaaccaggactagaactcggcgcccatatgggatgccggtgccgcaggcggaggattaaccaagtgagccatggcgccaaccctTAATATATGTTTGAAGTTTTCTACGATAAAAAGTTAAGGAAAGCATATCTGGACCCCCAAATTACTGCAAGCCATTTGATAAACCCACAGTACTTTTCCATGTGTGAGCTTCACACATCCAAGTGTGCTTATTCCAGGGAGTGGAATTGGGCTTGTGTCCTAGCGACTGAACTAGTGCTGGttatttaacttctttttctttttttttaaagatttattttttatttgaaagagttacacagaaagagaaggagagacagagagagaggtcttccatctgctggttaactccccagatggccgcaacagctggagctgtgccgatctacagccaggagccaggggcttcttctgggtctcccatgtgggtgcaggggcccaaggacttggaccatcttccactgctttcccaggccatagcagagagctggacaggaagtggagcagccaagattcaaaccggcacccatatgggatgctggcactgcaggcggtgactttacccgttgtgccacagcgctggctcctcattatttaacttatttggGTTTCAATGTCTCCACCTGCAAAATGGGAATGCAGTACTTTTAATGTCAGTGTTGTAAGGAATAAGAAAATTCAGTAGGTAGAATGCTCTGCTCTGGGCCCAGAATGAAATTGGTGCCCAGTATTTgtttctcccctttccttctcaGGATCAGGCTATACGCTGTCGACTAAAGTCGCAGTATTCCAGGGCAGGATCTTCTGGAGCCAGATCCTGACAAGAGGGAGTCTTCTAGTGCAAGGACAGAGGGGCCTCTACAAATGTGTACCTTTGTGTCCTTGGTAAATTTTACAGAAATTCAGGACCTTGAACTTACAAGTAAATGGCCTGGGCTATCCAGGGTGAGCTTCATTCTGCTCACAGACCCAGCCTCAGGAGCCAACGTGCTTTCCCAAATGAGAAATGTGAAAACCATGGAGGCTGAATTTATTGAAAGTAAATAAGGTTCTGATCAGAATGCCCTCACAGCCTTGCTATCTGGAAGATTGAGCATATCCTTACAGAGTTAATGACATGTGCTTATTGCGAAGTTAATGGCATGGAACTGTGTCTTCTATTTATCTAGCTCTTTGAGTCTTATAGGATCGTAACCAACTTTATACACCGTGCaaatgatttctctttctctatacatatatataatgctgATAACATGACTTGTTTCCTATCTTCTCGCTCTGTAAAATTGTGAAAATAACCTAAGACGTGAGGAATTGTTACCTGGAGAGCATTTTGATGTACTCGGATAAAATGCTTTTTGGTGTATTTAGGAGtagctatttttatttacatCCATTGCTGCAATTGTAACCTCTTCTCCAGCATATATTCTACCTGCTCACTTCTTTCTAAATACATCCCCAAATTATTGCACTTCTCTTCATAACAATACCCTACATTTCTGTGGCAGTTTTGAGAAAACATCTTTGCTTTCGTTATCTCACTCACTCTTCAACAACTGAGCTGCAAACTAAGCAGAGTGCCTATCCTTCCCATTTTACGTGTTCATTTCACTGGCCTTTGATGTTGGAAGGTGCCTTTAAGATCATAGATTCGATTCTCTCATTTTACTAGTGAAAAAACTTGTATCTCAGCAAAGGTGAGAGCTTCCCGCAGTTTCAGACTGCCCAACAGTGACACACCCAGGGCAGGAATCCTCGTGACTCCTGGCCCCTAACTCTTGGGCCTTTAGCACTGCTGCGGTCCTGAGCAAGGGAGGCTGCACATTTTGCCACAATCAGAGCTGTCTTGAGCACCTGCAGGCAGAGTCACCAGAGGAAGATGGATGGAAATGCGGATTCCCAGGCCACATCCCGGAATCAGACTCATCTACAACTCACCGGGGTTATTCCTCCGTACTGGGAAGTGTGAAGGTTGCTGGCTTGGTGGAGGCAAGCCCTGTGGATCTGGAACCTGTTTTATGCTGTGGTCCTGAGGTTCATGGCCGACATCTCACGAGCCTCTTTATGAATTCCTCTGTGCCCTTTGCTGTCTCCATCTGCACATGTTGAACGCTGCTCACTCACTGACATGTCTGGGATCGTGCTCTTCCCTTCCAGAATCGTCAGTTGGATTCTCCTTTGAGCTTAGCTttatggtgggggctgggggaggtggatgTTTAGGGGCTGCTGCTGGGACAGACTGAGAGGCGACTGAGAGTGGACGATGAGGATAGATGGAACAGGGGAGAAGGCAGGTCCGACCCACGGCACCATCATTCTGGACGTGGCCAGTTGGGTAGCCTTTGAGGGACTCTGCTGGTGCCCAATGTGGTGCACACCTGTGTCTGAAGTAGCTTGAGAGCTGTGTCTGATAAGTGTGTTTGACGTCAAGTGTGCCAGAGCCCAGGCTTCATGCTTTTGTACATTACCTCTTCTAGATCCAAAAAATAGTTCCATGAGGCAAGGAGGTAGATGCAATGATCCCCGTTTGAAATTACAGAAATTAAAGCTCAAATAACTTGCTCAAACTCATGTaatgggaggccggcgctgtggcatagtgagtaaagccactgcctgtagcgctggcattccatatgggtactggttctggtcccagctgctccacttctgattcagccctctgctatggcctggggaagcagtagaagatggtccaagtccttgggcccctgcacccacatgggagacctagaagatgctcctggttcctggcttcggatcagtgtagctctggccattgtgaccatctggggagtgaaccatcagatggaagacctctctctctctctctctctctctctctctctgcccctgcctctctgaaactctacgtttcaaataaataaataaatgtatataatggaTAAAGGGtggggccaggactcgaactttgTTTGGCTGTAAAATCAATGCCTTTAACCTCCACCATACACAATCAATTCTCATTCTCTGTAGCTTCCCCATTTGCAAATTTGCCTACTTGCTAAAATTAATTTGTGATCCCAGAATCAATACTTGTAGAAATTTATGGACATTCTCAGATGTGGCACAGAGTGGTGGAAACTGGAGTTTCTTGAGGCTGAGCTCCTAGCTGAAGTCCTTCTTGTTCAAAGTGTCACGCTGCAAAACAGTGTCCTTTGCACAGTCTATCtagcaacttttctttttttcattttggtggtctgtgttgattttgtgatttTGCTGTTGTTTAAATGGCTTCCAAGGCATGCCAAGCCAAGTGCTGTCTGATGTTCTTAACCGCAGGAGGACTGTGGTGTGCGTTATGCAGAAAATGCATGTGCTAGATACATTTTGGCCAGGTGTGACAGTGCTGTTGGCAGCAAGTTCAATGTCAGGGAATCAACCATAGGTATTAAGCAGAAACACACATGAAACAGGGTAATGTATGGAGCAGTGTGAGGACCAGAGCCCTGCAGGAACCTAGCCTGCTATTTCCTCTGGAACAATGATTCTGTGTTTGCTTAATTCAGCGTTCAAGGTGACCTTACAGCCCGGTGCTACCGGGGATAACTAGGACTGGCTACATTTCCTTGCGAGGGCCCGGAGAGGCAAACGTGCCCCCGCCCCCGAGTGGCAAGGATGGACTATGAGCCTGGGTGtgttgtgggggagggggtccccCGGCTCCCTagtccctccccagccctggggctgtGAGTTCCTTATTTAACGCTGAACTTTCCTGTTCTCTCCCACAGCGGGGCACAGCCGAGCCCTTTCTCCGGCTCCACAACGTGTACACCACCCCTCACTGCTCCAGGCAGGCCGCCCTGTCCAGGCCCAGCCGCAGGGTAGCCAGCCAGCACTCCTACCCACTCAACCGCTTCTCCTCCGTGCCCTTGGACCCCATGGAGCGTCCCACCTCCCAGGCAGACCTGGAGCTGGACTACAACCCTCCGCGGGTGCAGCTGAGCGACGAGATGTTTGTCTTCCAGGACGGGCGGTGGGTGAACGagaactgccgcctgcagtccccctacttctctccctcctcctccttccaccaCAAGCTGCATCACAAGCGGCTGGCCAAGGAGTACCTGCTGCAGGACGAGAACAAGGCGCTGCGCGAGGAGAACAAGGCCCTCCGCAGGGAGAACAAGATCCTGCAGGTCTTCTGGGAGGAGCACAAGTCCACGCTGGGCCGCGAGGACAGCCgctcctcctcacccctgctgcaCAAGGACACGGCGTCCCAGGAGGTGGTGAAGCGCGACAGCACCGCCCTGCCGGTGCAGCGCGCCAAGGAGAACAGCACGCTGCAGCTCCTGCGAGAGGAGAACCGGgccctgcagcagctgctggagcAGAGACAGGCCTACTGGGCCCAGAGCGACGACCAGGCCGCCCCCGCCGAGGAGACCAAGCCCGTGGTGTCGCCACACGAGGAGTCTCACAGCCCCGACCAGGGCCCGGGCCTCTCGTCCCCCTTCGAGGAGTCCAAAGGGCCCTCGACGCCCCAGGAGGACGCCAAGACCCTGCGAGCCCTGAGGGAGATGGTCAACAACCTGGCCGGGCCTTCCGGGGAGGAGGCGGCCAAGGCGGGCCCCGGGCTGGCCGACGGCGGCCAGGCCCTGCAGCTGCTGAGGGAGATGAGCCAGGCGCTGCAGGCCCTGCGCGAGGAGAACCGGCTGTTGCAGGAGGAGAACAGGGCCCTGCACGTGCTGCGGGAGGAGCACCGCGTCTTCCAGGAGGAGAACAAGGCCCTGTGGGAAAACAACAAGCTGAAGCTGCAGCAGAAGCTGGTCATCGACACGGTGACCGAGGTCACGGCCCGCATGGAGATGCTCATCGAGGAGCTCTATGCCTTCATGCCGGCCAAGAGCAAGGACCCCAAGAAGCCCAGCAGGATCTGAGGCCTTCGCGGCGCGCACGGGGGCCCCCGGGCCCCCAGGACACTGGGCGGAAGTAACCCCCTGCCTCCCCGCTGCCTTCCTCGCCTTCGCCCACCAGCAGAGCCTACCGAGGAGCAGCCATCCCGGCCCTTCCTAAACCCAGAGACGGAATAAaggcaggagggctggggccaCTTACCACCAGTGTGCTGCTCTGGTGCcttttattgggggggggggggcagtaatTTTAGGTTCAAGGCAAAAGTAAGCTAAGTACACAGAGCCCCCAGATCCCCTGTTCCCCAACCCCCACATGCACAGCCTCCTCCACCCTGAACATCCTCCACCAGAGAGCTACAATTATATCGTAGCTGTAGGTACCCCACCTAGTAACTCTGCTCTCTCCCAACTCCTGGCAATcactggcttaaaaaaaaaaaaggtttgggtatttattta
This window contains:
- the CBY2 gene encoding protein chibby homolog 2 isoform X1 produces the protein MSPLECSECFGDQLLHRTYTWHLTLHSRPNFTRKRDTRSESLEIPINVVLPQRGTAEPFLRLHNVYTTPHCSRQAALSRPSRRVASQHSYPLNRFSSVPLDPMERPTSQADLELDYNPPRVQLSDEMFVFQDGRWVNENCRLQSPYFSPSSSFHHKLHHKRLAKEYLLQDENKALREENKALRRENKILQVFWEEHKSTLGREDSRSSSPLLHKDTASQEVVKRDSTALPVQRAKENSTLQLLREENRALQQLLEQRQAYWAQSDDQAAPAEETKPVVSPHEESHSPDQGPGLSSPFEESKGPSTPQEDAKTLRALREMVNNLAGPSGEEAAKAGPGLADGGQALQLLREMSQALQALREENRLLQEENRALHVLREEHRVFQEENKALWENNKLKLQQKLVIDTVTEVTARMEMLIEELYAFMPAKSKDPKKPSRI
- the CBY2 gene encoding protein chibby homolog 2 isoform X2; translated protein: MSPLECSECFGDQLLHRTYTWHLTLRGTAEPFLRLHNVYTTPHCSRQAALSRPSRRVASQHSYPLNRFSSVPLDPMERPTSQADLELDYNPPRVQLSDEMFVFQDGRWVNENCRLQSPYFSPSSSFHHKLHHKRLAKEYLLQDENKALREENKALRRENKILQVFWEEHKSTLGREDSRSSSPLLHKDTASQEVVKRDSTALPVQRAKENSTLQLLREENRALQQLLEQRQAYWAQSDDQAAPAEETKPVVSPHEESHSPDQGPGLSSPFEESKGPSTPQEDAKTLRALREMVNNLAGPSGEEAAKAGPGLADGGQALQLLREMSQALQALREENRLLQEENRALHVLREEHRVFQEENKALWENNKLKLQQKLVIDTVTEVTARMEMLIEELYAFMPAKSKDPKKPSRI
- the CBY2 gene encoding protein chibby homolog 2 isoform X3 — translated: MQPEGLKCRMERSNAERGTAEPFLRLHNVYTTPHCSRQAALSRPSRRVASQHSYPLNRFSSVPLDPMERPTSQADLELDYNPPRVQLSDEMFVFQDGRWVNENCRLQSPYFSPSSSFHHKLHHKRLAKEYLLQDENKALREENKALRRENKILQVFWEEHKSTLGREDSRSSSPLLHKDTASQEVVKRDSTALPVQRAKENSTLQLLREENRALQQLLEQRQAYWAQSDDQAAPAEETKPVVSPHEESHSPDQGPGLSSPFEESKGPSTPQEDAKTLRALREMVNNLAGPSGEEAAKAGPGLADGGQALQLLREMSQALQALREENRLLQEENRALHVLREEHRVFQEENKALWENNKLKLQQKLVIDTVTEVTARMEMLIEELYAFMPAKSKDPKKPSRI